The region CTTTACCAGTAGTTGTCATCGACTGGCGTTCTCCTATAGGGACTGCTGTGTTTAGGCAGCTTCCTTTCTGACTCTTTAGATGCCTCCAGTTCACCATAGCATAACGTGAGATCATCCCTGGTAGAGCTGAAACCAAGGGTGGATTCTGTGCGATTGTCTGCAGACATCCTTGTTATTGCTCAAGGGGGCTACGGACGACAAGAGGCACGAAGAGCATATCTGCATCAAAATGCGTGTAGATACTGTGCATAACAGGACTCTTAGTACATTACTCATTTCATGTATTGATGAAAGGTCTAGTATGGGTCGTCAAGTAAGTCAATAGCATTGCTCCTTGGCAACCCGTAGCAGCCATGCGTGGAACGTCCTGGATTAAGCAGGCGACTATAATTAGCTAGATTAGATGCAGTAAATTTGTGTAAAACATTAATTGCACTAACACTAGCACATTTTATGCCACGTGGTAAGTATTATGTGCCATACATAACTCAATATTGAAAATTCGCGTAATGAGCTGTTTATCAGTTACCTTCGACTATGCAATCCTGTCAATCCTGACATTTTCACTTATCGCCTCTTCTTGCAAGATCAGAAGGATTGGTTGGTCTTCAGGAGACGTCAACAAACCAACGCCGATGGACCAAGCGTAGTTTCTGGGCCTTGATTGGTTCCCTACATGCCACGTGGGCGACTCTTACCTGCGATTGGCTATGGCTAACGCGTCGGTCGTGGAAACCATAGAAACCAACTGAAGCTTGCAATGAatgctatgctaatgctaaGCATAGCTTGCTATGTTTTCATAGTCGATCGCTTCCGGACAGCTACAGCTACAGCGTTAGAAGTAACCACCTGTTCGCATTgagtaaagcatataaaacgaTCAGTCTACTAGTTCGCTTTGCTGTAAAACAAAGCAGGCAAGCTAATTTATGCGCTACTTGTCACTTCTTGCGTTATTTTCCTGCAATGTTCAAAGCAAAAATCCTTCTCATTGGACCCACTGAGGTAGGTACACGGATTCGTCGCATGTTTTCATTGCTTCGTAGACATCCATCCTTTATATAAATGTTCTAGGCACTATAACAAGCGAAGCAATGTATTGGCTTTTCTCCATTCTCTTCATTCTCACCTTCGACCTTCAATTATTTCAGAGTGGGAAAACGGTCCTCGCAAATTTCCTCTCCGACACAACGGAAACGGTGGGAGGTGAATACAGTCCCACACAAGGAGTCAGGTAGAGTTGCTAAAGTCCATAGGGAGAGTGCACTGAGATGTCATTTTAACACAATATCTTGTCCACCACAACATCACACAGCTGAGAATTACCAAGTGGGTCTTGAAAGCCAAGCATGTCCCCAGCTATTAACATTCTGTTGTTTCAAGGATCCTGGAATTTGAATCCCAAAATCAAGGCAGCGGTGACAAATCAACATGTGATGTGGAGCTGTGGGACTGCGCAGGGGACTTCAAGTAAGAGCAAGCACCCCAAAAGGCTTCGCACGTGACATGTCTGAGGTGTCCCAGTTTAACAGTTTGCCCGACGATAACCATTCTGTCTGGACAGATTTGAGTCATGCTGGCCGGCGTTAATGAAGGACTCCAACGGTGTGGTGATCGTCTTCAACCCGGACGTCCCCAGCCACCTGAAAGAGATCGAGACATGGCACGCCATGTTCATCGCCCCCCAGGGCCTGCAGGACGCCCAGTGCCTGCTGATATCACACCACAAGCCTGGCAGTGGAGACAGCGATGATCGCCTCCCTCTGGGTAATAcgatagtagtagtaataataataagaataataataatgaatttgaTCCAAAAGGCGCCTTTCATGGCTCTCAAGGAGACCGTATATTAGAAAAACAGATATACAATCAGAAACGGATACACAagaaacaatataaataaaaacatttcaacTAAAGTGGACAatgggtgatggtgatgtgggAAGGGAAGATCAGGTACGCAGATTTGAAAAGGTGAGTTTTGAGCTTTGATTAAAACTGGGGTATGGAGTCAGTGTTGCGGATGTCAGGGGGTAGTGATATTGATAACTAATAAGGCAGTTTCCTTTCTTACTCTTTGGATGCATCCAGGTCGCCATAGCTTAACGTGAGACCCCTTGTATAGCTGAATCCAAGGGTGGATTCTGTGCGATTTCTCTGCAGACATTGTTGTTATCGTTCCAAGGGGCTAGGAGGATGAATACGAAGAGTATATGAACATCCAAATGCTTGTAGATACTGCGAATAGCATGACTCTTAATTACATGGCTCGTGAATTATTGCTGAAAGGTCTAGCATGGGTCGTCAAGTACTAAACCTTTTGGAGAATAGTATACACAGCAATCCGCTGGGGTCTGACAACTCCCGTTTCTTTCCAATGCAGCCGCCCATCTGAGCAGACTGCCCCTCATCCACTCTAACCTGGAGGACGAGCCTGAGGAGGTGAGGCAAGCGTTCCACAGATACCTGGGAAACATTGTGACCACGCTGTCCGAAAGTAGAGAGCGGGAGGAGATGTCTATCATTACGTAGCCGTCCACCTTAATGTTAATATTGCTGGTCAGCTATGTGTCTTTGCCTCTAATTCATGAATAGTTGTAAAGGTTACAGCCTATTTGATTTGTTGATCAAAGTAAAGCTTTGTTTATgttattgtttttatgttttattacatTGGTATAAGTTAAAATGCTCATCTACTCTTAAATGCAAAGGTTGTTAGCGCCTTGTGAGTACATTTTATCGACGGAGACAACTGTATATTGTAAAATCTATGGATGAAATGAAAATCAGTTGATTGGAATTTTTCTGTCAAGCAAAGTAGCATATAATGTTCTGAAGaaaataaaccattcacattTCATACTTCATGTCTAATTTACCTCCTTTGCATCAAAGCATTTCATATAATTTTTGAATTAAATAGAATTCTATTTAATCAACCATTACCTCAATTCTCTTGGTAACACATCTTGCATGCTGACAGTGTCTTTCAATATCTTTCAAAGTATTAAAAACAAGATGAAGTGAAGTTATTCTGTTTCCCAAAACACACAATTTAAAACCCTAACATTATCAGAAACGGATCACAAAGATGCACTTGAACAGCTTTTTGGGAATGTCTTAATCTGCCAAATGGATCTAGTCACAAAAGACATCAAAGATGGAGACTGACTTGAGGGGTTGCAAAATGGACAAAGTGTTGTCAATTTAAAAACATTCATGCAGCTCTGTGTTTAGATATCAATGGGATCTTACCTTTGCATTTCCACAAGGTAAATGGCATGAAATTATAATTTACAAGCGGGCTCAACGATGAAGCGGGCTTCATCGTTTAATGCTCACGCTACTTGTGTTTTTCTTATACTTTTACTTTCTCTTATATTGCACTGTTAGAGGAGCCCAAGactaaagaatttcattgccagtgactgctctgtaattgttgtgcatatgaaaataaaaacatcttgaatcttgaatttgTTGTTGCAAATGTAACCAAAGAGTTGGGGATGTCGGCCTGTGTAAAGGCCTGTGACAACTGGTTGAGACTCTGGAAATAGTTTCCAGTGATGTGGTCCAAGAGCCAGAGAACCTCAGATCTGAGGGGTTTGTACGCCTGATCAGGATCAGTGCTGTGTGTGCTTAGACATCTTTCATTAACATGTGTTTTCCTCCTCTTGGCTGTTAATACATGTTCCGACTGGATTCTCACAGATCAAGGCCTTGCAGGTctatttgtgcgtttgtgctTTGGTGCCAAACGGCTTTATTACTGTTGTATCACGCACAAATGATTCACTGCGCTCTGACTCAGTCTCAAAGTCTTTAAAACAATTACACAAACCACAGTGTAAAACTGAAAAAACACAGAGACAACTGGGAACAGCTTATCCTTCCCCTTTTCACAAATCCAAAGTAATACATGGGGTATAATATAATCCAAATATTAATCCTGCCATTTTAACCGAGTGAGCTTGGCTTTTATTACACAAAAATAGAGAAAACCGAGGACTTTAACGGCAGATTGAAGTCTCAGCTCAGGGGGGCGCTGGAGGACCAAACACGCTTCAACTAACGGGTCAACGTGATCTACAACTGACGATGTCCTTTTGATAAGGGGAAATGAGGTAACACACTTATTCTGATGTCAAAACGGTCAACCATAATTGTCATGGTCGTTATGTCTTTTTCCGACTGCAACGTTGTGTCTATAtttaacaaagaaaataaaaatcatcTCACAGCTAATGGAGAAACATACTTTTACACGTCATACTTTGTGTTATTCGACCAACAGTTACACAAGCAATGAAACGGACAAACAGGATGCTCGGAAACACCGTCAAAATTATTATGGTGTCTCTTAGATTGTAATAGCTAGCGCTTTTTGAAATAAACTAGGATACATAacaactacccccccccccccccccccccacacacacacacacacacacacacacacacacacacacacacacacacacacacacacacacacacacacacacacacacacacacacacacacacacacacacacacacacacacaaaagagcaatggaaagaaagaagaaaatggCCAGGTTGAGACTAATTGCCCGACTCTTGTCCCAGGTCCTCTTCCTGAGGTTGACGGTGAGTGTTAGAAGGAAGAAGGGTGAAAAGGGGAATCATTAAGTCTCTGAAGGGACTGTTTTCTACCTCTTATTGACATTGTGCCAGATTGAGGTTTTCCACCTCTCTCATCTCTATTTTCTGTTATCTGACATAACTATCAACGTAACAAAATGgtccaaaaaatataaaaaattctAAATAGGCTTTATTTATCTGTATGCTTGAATCTTCATCTCTTCCCTAATATCTCCCCCCATTTACCCTATCTTGCATCATTTTCTtaatgcaaagaaataaaacaaatatgagGACCCAACTACAATCCACACATTCAAATGCAACAGCGTGTGTACCCTGCCAAGGCCAGGGACATCCCCAATGAGTCCAACTAAGATAATGGAAGACATTCACATGCTCTACACATACTGAACCCTTTGACCTCCCTTGCATCTTATCACGGAGACAGAACAGTATGTAGGGGCAGTTGTATGTGGTTAATGGCGCTGTGGTAAAGTTATAGTGTGGTCTTAGATCTTTCTTTATCGCCCTGGTCGTTTGGGTGAGGCATGCTGCTACACATCTCAGGATTTCATATGGAACTGTGATTACCCTGCCCCTTATTATATGGTTGGGTGTGGGATgacagatgatgatgatgtatttGCTTAGGGTGTGTtacgtctgtgtgcgtgtgtgtgtgtgtgtgtgagtctgtgtgtgtgtgagtctgtgtgtgtgtgtatgtgtgtgtgtgtgtgtgtgtacgtgtgtgtgtgtgtgtgtgtgtgtgtgtgtgtgtgtgtgtgtgtgtgtgggtgtgtgtgtgtgtgtgtgtgtgtgtgtgtgtgtgtgtgtgtgtgtgttaggggtgtGTGAACTCTGAATGCTTCACTGAGAGCATGTGTATGGTCCTGCCCATGCATTTAATATCTGTTTCTTCTTTGTGATGTATACATTTGTTGCAATAAATGCTTCCCTCATCTTTCCCCACttcaatacatttaaaatggtgTTTAAAGCAAATAGCAGTTAATAACcagaaaatgtatttcctgcagaaaatgcggttagtgctgtagtacaaagtgaggttggaaatattttttaataaagccacatagactAAGtcataaagaaatgttaaatggcttaaatcaataggggatttgaacaaaagttcaaaagtctaatcgagtaaacaatgtaaacatgcacaccatttaagaaaaagtaaatggttggaaacaaataaagtgaccgcTGAACGAAAAGCGCAAAGCACTGCTaacgtcctcacgctccagtgtcaacgtaaatcaatgagaccaactgaaaacgaagccggtatgaaacttaaactgtgattctgaataaagtttaaatgatatcgaaattccgtttggatattattgaagatacacgtgtgtagatttgttaaatggttttaATGAAGGTACAATTTGACCAAGTTACGATGTCTTAAGACATTtaagtgtcagaatgggcagacggctTCAATGGGACAAACTGTAGAATATGaaggtttgaaactaaaactgtgactctgaagaaagtttaaatgatatcgaaattccgtttagatattatAGAAGATACAAGTGcgttgttaaatggtttgaacaaagataaacggttgaaaattgatttagtaaCGCattagacctgggcattcgaggctatagccccggatcttttgggaatagccccggatcCCTGTGccgtcaaaaaataaataaaaaatcataaGAATGATGAAAATAGCCCCAGAGAGTATACTTCTTTGTGGTTGCattaccagcagccacagatgcaacattgtagccagtgaaaacccaaaattctgTCCATTAATGGGCaaatttagaataatttgttgcaaaatgttACAAATTCAACGTCGGTATTCTTTCTTCTCTATGCATAGCGCATCTTGTCGATATTGCTGTTTCGTGCTGcaagccttttagtgagatcagagagtgttgagaaggacagtaataaaatatcgATGGATATAAGACGTATAAGTGATAtaagtgaattcaacccggtccacttgacatcgggtaggtgcatgacagtggtactggtaccgtaaaacttcaatagcccgggcttttatttgtttcaatcactgaactttccaacaaaactcttgctcagcaaagatgggaaatactatcaaatgtattatttactgATGATTGATgtgggataacaatattgcgtttataaaagttccttgcagcgccgtccggcagcctgagctgtgcaaccgcaacctctcactcactcaacacaaacaacacatacaatctgtcaacgtcgcaaccaattcgattttgtctagaggggagtaaatgagcgccccctcccgaagtgATACAGTCCAggtcggccttgaactgcgattggtcagaaagccgtaacagctaatgacaacattgaactctcatgCAGGCTCCAACAgattgacacacaaacacacagacacacacacacacacacacacacacacacacacacacacacacacacacacacacacacacacacacacacacacacttttaaggagtttttccaCCCGCTCCTTATCCAGCTAGTTTCACGCTTTAAGCACCCAGGCTATTAGTATGCTGCGAGCTGGGGCTCTCATGTTCCCCCCTGCAGTGTATTCCTAGTCCCCTGCCATCCAGTTGTCATACGATTCATGCAGACTGGCtttgaacggctgattccaTGGATGTACTTTGCGATAGCCTTGATTTCCCGCCGATGTGGCGAAGCTGCATGGTTATGCTGTTGAGAGCTTAAATAAATGGACTATATAAGTTGACTATGAACAATTATtgaagtttaacattttgttcagcaaatttgacaactgacagcTGCAATATTGTAGCCTGTGAAAACCACAAAATTCTGACTTGTACATttatgggcagatttagaataatttgttgcaaaatgttgcaaattttattttctatgcatagcgcatcacgtcgatattgctgtttagtgctgctctagtttgcacagattcaggagacccacagtgaattaaacccggtccacttgacatcgggtaggcgCATGACAGTGTTTATTTGGCTACAAGCTTTTCTAATGTCTCATTTTGGCTGCTGGTGTTTTTGGTGCACTTTCCTATCCTTAACGTAAACATTAACCTGCTCAGTAGGCCTGCCCCGACTAGAGTCAGACACGACCATTGGTCTTTCCTTACCTTCTCAAACGACGTTACAATTGCATGTTCATCAGCCCGATTTTAAAATTTTCTTGGGGGAGAAACCCCTAAACCCCCATTTTAAAGGGCATCTTCTGTTTTCAATTGCTAGCAACGCTCCTGTAGTTACGTCTtatacagttgaagtaccagatgacggctctgccgtcctcccattgactcccatgttaaaaaaagataatattttttatagtagaattaatatcttaaaaagtattaaatatttaaaaaatctgaaaagaagcacGCAATttcaagctattctgaatatttaaaTTTTTGAATGGAGCCTCTAGGTGAagaattgaggaaggagataggtcccacagtttgtagagaataagaaagaaagaaagaaagaaagaaagaaagaaagaaagaaagaaagaaagaaagaaagaaagaaagaaagaaagaaagaaagaaagaaagaataaaactaaTGTAGATAAATaggtgctgcatgcagcactcccCTAATTAGTGCAATGAGTAAGCCATGTGTGGCTTTGAGACATGGTGTGTGGGTGCAGTGTTGTTTTGTAAGATACAGCTATTTACAGCTTTGTTTATACGGGGCTGAGGGGAGGCTGGAGGagcttaaaaacaaaacaaatcaatcgcATCAACATGTCTTCCCTT is a window of Gadus macrocephalus chromosome 8, ASM3116895v1 DNA encoding:
- the ift22 gene encoding intraflagellar transport protein 22 homolog, coding for MFKAKILLIGPTESGKTVLANFLSDTTETVGGEYSPTQGVRILEFESQNQGSGDKSTCDVELWDCAGDFKFESCWPALMKDSNGVVIVFNPDVPSHLKEIETWHAMFIAPQGLQDAQCLLISHHKPGSGDSDDRLPLAAHLSRLPLIHSNLEDEPEEVRQAFHRYLGNIVTTLSESREREEMSIIT